Proteins encoded within one genomic window of Neorhizobium galegae bv. orientalis str. HAMBI 540:
- a CDS encoding ABC transporter permease, producing MSTAVLALRQRLRRVPISVIVVSVIFLVIVLLAVFAPWVAPADPNRQNLLGRLKPPGFEMRGITYWLGTDDLGRDLLSRTLYGAGVSLSVAVLSVVVSSLVGVTLGMVAGWFRGKIEILIMRLVDIMMSIPAILLAVLTVAVLGPGFLKLVLVLGLTRWPRYTRVAYAQTLQVANLPFIKASELAGAGAARILFHHILPNIAGPVLIVATAEFGLMILMEAGLSFLGLGIQPPASSWGSIMSVGRQYIERAWWIVAFPGACLFLLVFSVNVLGDWLRDQLDPRSRSR from the coding sequence TTGAGCACCGCCGTCCTCGCCCTCCGCCAACGCCTTCGCCGGGTCCCGATCTCGGTCATCGTCGTGTCGGTCATCTTTCTGGTGATCGTGCTACTGGCGGTCTTCGCGCCCTGGGTGGCGCCAGCCGACCCCAACCGGCAGAACCTGCTCGGCCGCCTGAAGCCGCCTGGTTTCGAGATGCGCGGCATCACCTACTGGCTCGGCACCGACGATCTCGGCCGCGATCTGCTGTCACGCACGCTCTACGGCGCCGGCGTCTCGCTCTCGGTCGCGGTGCTCTCCGTGGTCGTCTCGTCGCTGGTCGGCGTCACGCTCGGCATGGTCGCCGGCTGGTTCCGTGGCAAGATCGAGATCCTCATCATGCGTCTCGTCGACATCATGATGTCGATCCCGGCGATCCTGCTGGCGGTGCTGACCGTCGCGGTGCTCGGCCCCGGCTTCCTGAAGCTGGTGCTGGTGCTGGGCCTGACACGCTGGCCGCGTTATACCCGCGTCGCCTATGCCCAGACGCTGCAGGTGGCGAACTTGCCCTTCATCAAGGCTTCGGAACTTGCGGGCGCTGGCGCGGCGCGCATTCTCTTCCACCACATCCTGCCGAATATCGCAGGACCGGTGCTGATCGTCGCCACCGCCGAGTTCGGCCTGATGATCCTGATGGAAGCCGGCCTTTCCTTCCTCGGCCTCGGCATCCAGCCGCCGGCCTCGAGCTGGGGCTCGATCATGAGCGTCGGCCGTCAATATATCGAGCGGGCCTGGTGGATCGTCGCCTTTCCGGGCGCCTGTCTCTTCCTGCTCGTCTTTTCCGTCAACGTGCTTGGCGACTGGTTGCGAGACCAGCTCGACCCGCGTTCCCGTTCGCGTTGA